A region of Maribacter algicola DNA encodes the following proteins:
- a CDS encoding ParB N-terminal domain-containing protein codes for MDKGRLKAIPLVTVYSVSLPHQYFDFRLVNAQILFKENPKNYISTNKTKSGPKEKQWASRQEKTTNSSGKVEDVPQIQMLEIGSVSPKPRQPRKTFDDQSPNHLAQSFAEHEVLQPNTLHNYVEGYIIVMGERRFHDSKLAVLTNIGTMVRDYVDPEVLEVQIIENLQ; via the coding sequence TTGGACAAGGGACGGCTTAAAGCCATTCCATTGGTCACTGTTTATTCCGTTTCCTTGCCACACCAATATTTTGACTTCCGCTTGGTCAATGCTCAAATATTGTTTAAGGAAAATCCAAAAAATTATATAAGCACCAACAAAACAAAGAGCGGTCCAAAGGAGAAACAATGGGCAAGCCGCCAAGAAAAGACAACGAATAGTTCCGGAAAAGTGGAAGATGTTCCACAAATCCAAATGTTGGAAATCGGTTCGGTTTCCCCAAAACCGCGTCAACCCCGAAAAACTTTTGATGATCAAAGTCCGAATCATTTGGCTCAGAGCTTTGCAGAACATGAAGTGTTGCAACCGAATACCCTACACAATTATGTTGAAGGCTACATCATCGTCATGGGTGAAAGGCGGTTTCATGACAGTAAATTGGCAGTATTGACCAATATCGGCACTATGGTGAGGGATTATGTCGACCCTGAAGTTCTTGAAGTACAGATTATTGAAAACCTACAATGA
- a CDS encoding HipA domain-containing protein encodes MVFNIAISYTDDHWWNHGFLLTPKGWILSPAYDINPSMDKSGLALNIDMDNNALDFDLAKSVGEYFRLKSIEMDHILREVQNPEKDWKTIAKQIGIPNSEQIVMDVAFRLK; translated from the coding sequence ATCGTTTTCAATATTGCCATTTCGTATACTGATGACCATTGGTGGAACCATGGATTCCTTTTGACACCAAAAGGATGGATTTTGTCCCCAGCCTATGATATTAACCCCTCAATGGACAAATCAGGTTTGGCTTTGAACATCGACATGGACAACAATGCATTGGATTTTGATTTGGCCAAAAGCGTAGGCGAATACTTTCGATTGAAAAGTATAGAAATGGACCATATTTTGAGAGAGGTCCAAAACCCTGAAAAAGATTGGAAGACTATTGCAAAACAAATTGGGATTCCAAACTCGGAACAGATTGTCATGGATGTTGCTTTTCGACTCAAATAA
- a CDS encoding ribose-phosphate pyrophosphokinase, whose protein sequence is MPYSVPEPKFFACTQSTVLGEKIAKAYGVELGNIIFSRYSDGEFQPSFEESIRGTRIFIIGSTHPGPENLMEMLLMIDGAKRASARHITAVMPYFGWARQDRKDKPRVPIAAKLVAKMLETAGATRIITMDLHADQIQGFFEKPVDHLFASTLFLPYLQDLGLENLTIASPDMGGSKRAYAYSKALDSDVVVCYKQRAKANVISHMELIGDVQGKNVVLVDDMVDTAGTLTKAADLMIERGAVSVRAIATHGLLSGNAYEKIEKSKLTELIITDSIPLEIKSDKVKVLSCADLFADVMHKVHNNNSISSKFLM, encoded by the coding sequence ATGCCATACAGCGTTCCAGAACCTAAATTCTTTGCTTGTACCCAGAGTACCGTTTTAGGAGAAAAAATTGCCAAGGCCTATGGCGTGGAACTGGGCAACATCATATTTTCACGATATAGCGACGGAGAGTTTCAGCCCTCCTTTGAGGAGTCCATAAGGGGTACTAGAATTTTTATTATTGGTTCTACCCATCCAGGACCTGAAAATCTAATGGAAATGTTGTTGATGATCGATGGGGCAAAAAGGGCTTCCGCGCGTCATATAACCGCTGTAATGCCTTATTTTGGTTGGGCCAGACAGGATAGGAAGGACAAACCTAGGGTACCCATTGCTGCGAAACTCGTTGCTAAAATGTTGGAGACCGCCGGAGCCACTAGAATCATTACCATGGATTTGCATGCAGACCAGATTCAGGGGTTCTTTGAAAAACCGGTAGATCATTTGTTTGCCTCTACCTTGTTCCTACCTTATTTACAAGATTTAGGGTTGGAAAACCTCACGATAGCTTCCCCGGATATGGGTGGTTCCAAAAGGGCCTATGCTTATTCCAAGGCCTTGGACAGTGATGTTGTTGTATGTTATAAACAACGGGCAAAGGCAAATGTTATCTCTCACATGGAATTGATCGGGGATGTACAGGGAAAGAACGTAGTGTTAGTGGATGATATGGTGGATACCGCCGGTACATTGACAAAGGCGGCAGATTTGATGATAGAGAGAGGTGCCGTTAGCGTAAGGGCAATTGCGACACATGGTTTACTGTCCGGCAATGCCTATGAGAAAATCGAAAAGTCCAAACTAACGGAATTGATCATTACCGATTCTATTCCTTTGGAAATAAAAAGTGATAAAGTAAAAGTACTCAGTTGTGCCGATTTGTTTGCGGACGTCATGCATAAAGTACATAATAACAATTCCATTTCGTCCAAATTTTTGATGTAA
- a CDS encoding HTTM domain-containing protein, with translation MMLNRLLFHRIDNSPLIIFRIFFGVLVSLECFGAIATGWLKRNIVAPQYTFPFIDFEWLEALAGPGMYFYFSLMGILGICIALGLKYRFSILAFTLLWTGSYLMQKTAYNNHYYLLVLVSSLMCLFPANKSYSLDVRMGNVQRENSMYGYVKWIIVLQLFIVYTYASIAKLYGDWLDFGIIDILMKSKSGYPLVGDVLQQPWMHKIIGSFGIIFDLLVIPALLWKTTRKAAFIASIFFHLFNSIIFQIGIFPYLSLAFTVFFFEPETIRKLFFKRKIPFSLQKTVVPNYKKPFLIVFGIYFLLQFILPIRHYFIKDDVLWTEEGHRMSWRMMLRERSGTGMFKMVRSNGNEIFIDVNKFLTAGQQRKVLSYPDFAWQFAQYLKRDLKQEDEKVSVYLVNSKVSINGRPAVPFIDPTVDLANIPWTPFKHSDWILPSPFKD, from the coding sequence ATGATGCTCAACAGGTTGTTATTTCATAGAATTGACAACAGCCCGCTTATCATTTTCCGAATATTTTTTGGCGTTCTCGTTTCACTGGAATGTTTTGGTGCCATAGCCACGGGCTGGCTCAAAAGGAATATCGTAGCGCCCCAATACACCTTTCCCTTTATTGATTTTGAATGGCTGGAAGCCCTTGCCGGGCCGGGTATGTATTTTTATTTTTCCCTGATGGGTATCTTGGGAATATGTATAGCGTTGGGGCTAAAATACAGATTCTCCATACTGGCTTTTACCTTGCTCTGGACCGGAAGTTACCTAATGCAAAAAACGGCCTACAACAACCATTATTACCTACTTGTACTGGTATCTTCCCTGATGTGTCTGTTCCCGGCCAATAAATCATATTCCTTGGATGTTCGCATGGGAAATGTACAAAGGGAAAATTCCATGTACGGCTATGTGAAGTGGATCATAGTCCTGCAATTGTTCATCGTGTACACCTACGCCTCCATTGCAAAACTGTACGGAGATTGGCTGGATTTTGGCATTATCGATATACTGATGAAGTCAAAGTCCGGCTACCCGCTCGTTGGTGATGTATTGCAACAGCCTTGGATGCACAAAATCATCGGGAGCTTTGGGATTATTTTTGATTTGTTGGTGATTCCGGCCTTGCTTTGGAAAACCACCCGAAAAGCGGCCTTTATCGCCTCCATTTTCTTTCACCTATTCAACTCCATCATATTCCAGATAGGAATATTCCCGTATTTATCTTTGGCTTTTACCGTGTTCTTTTTTGAACCGGAAACCATCCGCAAGCTATTTTTCAAACGTAAAATCCCATTCAGCCTCCAGAAAACGGTAGTCCCAAACTATAAAAAACCATTTCTGATAGTGTTCGGCATCTATTTTTTACTTCAGTTTATCCTTCCTATCAGGCACTATTTTATAAAGGACGATGTGTTATGGACGGAAGAAGGTCATAGAATGAGCTGGAGAATGATGTTAAGGGAAAGAAGTGGTACGGGTATGTTTAAGATGGTGCGAAGCAATGGCAACGAGATTTTCATTGATGTAAATAAATTTCTCACTGCTGGACAACAACGTAAAGTGCTGTCCTATCCCGATTTTGCATGGCAATTTGCCCAGTACTTAAAACGGGACTTAAAGCAGGAAGATGAGAAAGTTTCTGTATATCTTGTCAATTCAAAAGTGAGTATCAATGGTAGGCCTGCTGTCCCTTTTATAGACCCAACCGTTGACCTTGCAAATATTCCTTGGACGCCATTCAAGCACAGTGATTGGATTCTCCCCTCTCCATTCAAGGACTAA
- the pth gene encoding aminoacyl-tRNA hydrolase translates to MLTYFKALLGFRDQFLEEVDTMKKYLIVGLGNIGDEYAETRHNIGFKILDALADQKELSFETQKLGDVAIYKLKGRSILCLKPSTYMNLSGKAVRYWMEKEKIPLENLLIITDDINLAFGTLRLKTKGSDGGHNGLKDIQQILQTTNYNRFRFGVGSEFGKGRQVEYVLGQWNEDENAKMKERLEKSVALIESFVLSGVSRTMNQFNGA, encoded by the coding sequence ATGCTTACGTATTTTAAAGCGCTTCTAGGCTTTAGAGACCAATTTTTAGAAGAGGTAGACACCATGAAAAAATACTTGATAGTAGGTCTAGGCAATATAGGTGATGAGTATGCCGAAACCCGACACAATATTGGTTTTAAAATTTTGGACGCCCTTGCAGATCAAAAGGAGCTGAGTTTCGAAACCCAAAAGCTTGGTGATGTGGCTATCTATAAATTGAAAGGCAGAAGCATACTCTGCCTAAAACCATCAACCTATATGAATTTAAGTGGCAAAGCGGTGCGCTATTGGATGGAAAAGGAAAAAATCCCCTTGGAAAACCTCCTTATAATAACGGATGACATTAATCTTGCCTTTGGAACGCTTAGACTAAAGACCAAGGGAAGCGATGGCGGGCACAACGGTTTAAAAGATATTCAACAGATACTGCAAACCACGAATTACAATCGATTCCGATTTGGTGTAGGGTCTGAATTTGGAAAGGGCAGGCAGGTTGAATATGTCCTGGGCCAATGGAACGAAGATGAAAACGCCAAAATGAAAGAGCGCTTGGAAAAATCCGTAGCGCTTATCGAATCCTTTGTACTGTCTGGTGTATCAAGGACCATGAATCAATTTAACGGGGCTTAA
- a CDS encoding 50S ribosomal protein L25/general stress protein Ctc → MKSITIKGSERESVGKKSTKALRNAGKVPCVVYGGDKPLHFSADELAFRDLVYTANAHTVAIELDNGAKVNAVMQDIQFHPVTDSIMHIDFYQLFEDKPVTMNIPVRLQGNSPGVRNGGRLLFRKRKLAIKALPDKLPDFFDVDISKLRIGQNISVASLLSDDFTILHPESTTVVQVKTARTAVMTDDDDEELDDEAEGAEASADGAEAPAEEAAQE, encoded by the coding sequence ATGAAGTCAATTACAATTAAAGGATCAGAAAGAGAAAGCGTGGGCAAAAAGTCGACAAAGGCCCTACGTAATGCTGGAAAGGTTCCTTGCGTAGTATACGGAGGGGATAAACCATTGCACTTTTCAGCAGACGAACTAGCGTTCAGGGATTTGGTTTACACCGCCAATGCGCACACAGTTGCAATTGAATTGGACAATGGTGCCAAAGTGAATGCCGTAATGCAGGACATACAGTTCCACCCAGTAACCGATAGCATCATGCACATCGATTTCTATCAGTTGTTCGAGGACAAACCTGTAACCATGAACATTCCTGTTAGGTTGCAAGGTAACTCCCCAGGGGTTAGAAATGGTGGACGTCTATTGTTCAGGAAAAGAAAACTTGCCATTAAGGCATTACCGGATAAATTACCGGATTTCTTTGATGTGGATATTTCCAAACTTAGAATTGGACAAAACATTTCAGTTGCTTCTTTGTTGAGCGACGATTTTACAATTCTTCACCCAGAATCCACAACGGTAGTACAGGTTAAAACTGCACGTACGGCCGTTATGACCGATGACGATGATGAAGAATTGGACGATGAAGCAGAAGGTGCAGAAGCAAGTGCCGATGGAGCAGAGGCCCCAGCGGAAGAAGCTGCCCAAGAATAA
- a CDS encoding bifunctional riboflavin kinase/FAD synthetase, whose translation MITVQSISKYDEEHPVAITIGTFDGVHIGHRKILEKVINRAKNSNLKSAVLTFFPHPRMVLQKDADIKLLNTIDEKKYILEKMGLDILVIHPFTKEFSRLSATEFVRDLLVNKLKSKNVIIGYDHRFGRNRTANITDLIAFGNALDFSVEEIPAQEIDEVSVSSTKIRKALENGEIETANAYLGYEYMLTGTVKKGKGLGRIIHFPTANLHVEESYKLIPKNGSYIVKSHIQGTEVYGMMNIGYNPTVNGTSKTIEIHFFDFDDDLYDQKLQIDLLSRLRDEQKFDSLDELKLQLAKDKEKSLQFISNR comes from the coding sequence TTGATTACAGTTCAAAGCATTTCCAAATACGATGAGGAACATCCTGTCGCCATAACTATTGGCACCTTTGACGGGGTACATATAGGTCACCGAAAAATACTCGAAAAAGTCATAAATCGTGCCAAGAACTCCAACTTAAAATCGGCTGTACTTACTTTTTTTCCGCATCCGCGCATGGTATTGCAAAAGGATGCCGATATAAAACTTCTGAATACCATAGACGAAAAAAAATACATTCTGGAAAAAATGGGTCTTGACATTTTGGTCATCCACCCATTTACGAAGGAATTTTCCCGTCTATCGGCAACGGAATTTGTACGGGACCTTCTCGTAAACAAACTAAAATCGAAGAATGTCATCATTGGTTACGACCATCGCTTTGGAAGAAACAGGACCGCGAACATAACTGATTTGATTGCTTTTGGAAATGCGCTCGACTTTTCCGTAGAGGAAATTCCTGCACAAGAGATCGATGAGGTATCCGTAAGTTCCACTAAGATAAGGAAGGCATTGGAAAATGGGGAAATAGAAACGGCCAATGCCTATCTGGGTTATGAATACATGCTTACCGGTACCGTTAAAAAAGGAAAAGGGCTAGGTAGAATAATCCATTTTCCAACGGCAAACCTTCATGTAGAAGAATCCTATAAACTCATTCCAAAAAACGGATCTTACATTGTAAAAAGCCACATTCAGGGAACGGAGGTGTATGGTATGATGAATATTGGCTATAACCCAACGGTGAACGGCACATCCAAAACCATAGAGATTCATTTTTTTGATTTTGACGATGACCTCTATGACCAAAAGCTCCAAATAGATTTGTTATCCAGACTCCGGGATGAGCAAAAGTTCGATTCCCTGGATGAACTGAAATTACAATTGGCCAAGGACAAGGAGAAATCGCTGCAATTTATATCCAATAGATAA
- a CDS encoding reprolysin-like metallopeptidase, which produces MTAKLRLVFSITIAFLSFSGLAQTKYWGKVDLKNQDRQVTLKRLDIHKAKAFTLDEAALKSELLGVSRAKSMTKTLYFPDDEGNLIPFQVAESQLFAPGLAQKYPTIKSYRGKSVEADGKKIFFSLSSKGLQTMIMDPKKEGTVYMEKGASGDYIIYNAKDHLTQKLDFVCKTSPDSFTSMLGSSTAKLVDDQSLRKFRVAIAASGEYTQFHGGTIADALAAINATLTRVNGVFERDLGVTLELIANTDQVIYTNPDTDPFSGGLSSQTQNTLTSVIGEANYDIGHLFNQQDGTLDGNSGFIGSVCQDNRKGSAYTTLFLPQGDQFDIDLVAHEMGHQFGANHTFSHLSEGTLVQVEPGSGTTIMGYAGITGNNDVATNSDDYFHYVSIVQVREYLQTISCGETIPLANNAPILNPVSNYTIPIGTAFVLTGSASDPDTTDVLTYDWEQIDNGIVTQATFGPNNPTGAMFRSLPPSISPERYFPRLSRVVSGDLTQTTPVEGGAWETVSNVQRDLNFSLTVRDNVLNGGQSASDEVTVSVFREAGPFVVTSQESSVSFVAGETETITWDVANTNVLPIGAQNVDIFLSTDGGFSFPNLIAQNVTNDGSHAIVIPGGYSTTSGRFMVKAANNIFFSVNQADFSITESEVVLNFDNLNYEVCKPDDLIVSFNYETYLGFTEESTLSVGSLPPGVTATFSQDTVSVSNTPIDLTFSGTSNLAIGSYSVDIVATAASITKSTTVQLNVYDTNFSEIVLTAPSDGSLDVSKDVLLEWEPDLVSTSYDVEIATDVGFATIIESKTVATNSYQPSLLLNETQYFWRVKPKNTCGEGVFGTTFSFTTIQFNCITKASNNVPITISPVGTPTITSRILFYQDLNLADINVNLDIEHTYLSDLVISLTSPSGTTVVLVSSACGNNSDINAIFDDEAANAFICLGSPAISGTVRPIGTLSSFYGESILGEWVLEIQDNAASDGGRLNNFSLEVCVEGDFRPDADQDGVFDDGEDLCLDTPLGQEVDASGCAIYRFTQENFNVSLESETCRPNNDGAIRIVPKVFLDYEITINGNGVNIIDNFTNSFNLTDLGAGTYDICITGTDGTISYEPFCLEVVITEPAPLNVTSKVSLQASQIVLDLQGAKGYYVELNGYTSYTADDQFTVDLSKGINFLKVYTDIPCQGIYEEEIVLSEGPLVFPNPFHDFIEIYFDVPTQRATIMLFSSDGRLLRTDKIQDGISSKEYDLSILPVGMYYLQYDSRGTKKTTKILKR; this is translated from the coding sequence ATGACCGCTAAATTACGTCTTGTTTTCTCAATTACCATAGCATTTCTTTCCTTTTCTGGGCTTGCACAGACCAAATATTGGGGCAAGGTGGATCTCAAAAATCAGGATAGGCAGGTAACATTAAAGCGATTGGATATCCATAAGGCCAAGGCGTTCACCTTGGATGAAGCGGCTTTAAAATCGGAACTTTTAGGGGTGTCCAGGGCTAAAAGTATGACCAAGACCCTGTATTTTCCTGATGATGAAGGTAATTTGATTCCCTTTCAAGTAGCGGAATCCCAATTGTTCGCCCCGGGATTGGCGCAAAAATACCCCACTATAAAATCCTACAGAGGAAAGAGCGTAGAGGCAGATGGGAAAAAAATATTTTTCAGTCTTTCTTCCAAGGGGCTGCAGACGATGATCATGGATCCAAAAAAGGAGGGCACCGTTTATATGGAAAAGGGAGCCAGCGGAGATTATATCATTTACAACGCAAAAGATCATTTGACCCAGAAATTGGATTTTGTCTGTAAAACAAGTCCTGATTCCTTTACTTCCATGTTAGGCTCGTCCACCGCCAAGTTGGTGGATGACCAGAGTTTAAGAAAGTTTAGGGTCGCAATAGCGGCATCCGGGGAATATACCCAGTTCCATGGGGGTACCATTGCCGATGCCCTTGCGGCAATCAATGCCACTTTAACACGGGTGAACGGCGTTTTTGAAAGGGACCTTGGCGTTACCTTGGAGTTGATTGCCAACACGGATCAGGTAATTTATACCAACCCGGATACGGACCCATTTTCGGGTGGGCTTAGTTCACAGACACAGAATACCCTGACCAGTGTCATTGGTGAGGCGAATTATGATATTGGCCACTTGTTCAATCAACAAGATGGGACATTGGATGGAAATTCCGGTTTTATTGGTTCCGTATGTCAGGATAACAGAAAAGGAAGTGCCTATACCACGCTGTTTTTACCGCAAGGAGATCAATTTGATATCGATTTGGTGGCCCATGAAATGGGGCATCAATTTGGGGCGAACCATACGTTTTCACATTTGTCCGAAGGTACCCTGGTCCAAGTCGAACCTGGAAGCGGTACCACCATCATGGGATACGCCGGAATTACTGGTAATAATGACGTAGCAACCAATTCCGATGATTATTTTCACTACGTAAGCATTGTGCAGGTGAGGGAATATTTGCAGACCATTAGCTGTGGCGAAACCATACCTTTGGCCAATAACGCCCCTATCCTAAATCCGGTGAGCAATTATACCATTCCCATTGGAACGGCTTTTGTTTTGACCGGAAGTGCCAGTGATCCTGATACCACGGATGTTTTGACCTACGATTGGGAGCAAATAGACAATGGCATCGTCACGCAGGCTACCTTTGGACCTAACAATCCCACAGGTGCCATGTTTCGTTCGTTGCCACCGTCCATTTCACCTGAGCGTTATTTTCCAAGGTTGAGCAGGGTAGTATCGGGTGACCTTACCCAAACCACTCCGGTCGAGGGGGGTGCATGGGAAACGGTTTCCAATGTGCAGCGCGACCTGAACTTTTCGCTTACCGTCCGGGATAATGTTTTGAACGGTGGACAATCCGCTTCTGATGAGGTTACGGTATCGGTATTCAGGGAGGCAGGTCCCTTTGTGGTTACCTCCCAAGAATCGTCCGTTTCTTTTGTGGCCGGCGAGACGGAGACCATTACCTGGGACGTTGCAAATACCAATGTACTTCCCATTGGCGCGCAGAACGTGGATATTTTTCTCTCCACGGATGGGGGCTTCTCATTTCCAAATTTGATTGCCCAAAATGTAACCAATGATGGAAGTCATGCCATTGTTATTCCGGGGGGATATAGTACCACCTCCGGCAGGTTTATGGTAAAGGCGGCCAACAATATTTTCTTTTCCGTGAACCAGGCCGATTTTTCCATTACTGAATCTGAAGTGGTACTTAATTTTGACAACCTCAATTATGAGGTCTGCAAACCGGACGATTTAATCGTCAGTTTCAATTATGAAACATATTTAGGTTTCACTGAGGAAAGCACCCTAAGTGTTGGGTCGTTACCGCCTGGCGTGACCGCAACTTTTTCACAGGATACCGTGTCCGTTTCAAATACGCCCATAGATCTAACTTTTTCGGGAACGTCGAATCTGGCAATAGGTAGTTATTCCGTGGATATAGTGGCCACTGCGGCTTCTATAACAAAAAGCACAACTGTGCAATTGAACGTGTACGACACTAATTTCTCGGAAATCGTACTTACCGCTCCATCGGATGGAAGCTTGGATGTTTCAAAAGATGTGCTTTTGGAATGGGAACCGGACTTGGTAAGTACCTCATATGATGTGGAAATAGCCACTGATGTGGGTTTTGCAACTATTATTGAATCCAAAACGGTAGCTACCAATTCGTACCAGCCTAGCTTATTGTTGAACGAAACCCAATATTTTTGGCGGGTAAAACCCAAGAACACTTGTGGGGAAGGCGTTTTTGGGACAACGTTCAGCTTTACGACCATTCAGTTTAATTGTATTACCAAGGCTAGCAATAATGTCCCTATCACTATTTCACCTGTGGGCACGCCAACGATAACTTCAAGAATTCTTTTCTATCAGGATTTGAATTTGGCGGATATCAACGTAAACCTGGATATTGAACATACGTATCTGTCGGATTTGGTCATCAGCCTAACTTCCCCTTCAGGAACTACGGTGGTGTTGGTTTCCAGTGCCTGTGGGAACAATTCAGACATCAATGCCATTTTTGACGATGAGGCAGCTAATGCCTTTATTTGCTTAGGTTCTCCTGCCATTAGCGGTACCGTGAGGCCCATTGGTACCTTGAGTTCCTTTTATGGGGAGTCCATTCTAGGGGAATGGGTCCTGGAAATACAGGACAACGCAGCATCAGATGGAGGAAGGCTAAACAATTTCTCCTTGGAGGTCTGTGTGGAGGGTGACTTTAGGCCCGATGCGGATCAAGACGGAGTTTTCGATGATGGCGAGGACCTCTGTCTCGATACCCCACTGGGACAGGAGGTGGATGCATCCGGTTGTGCCATTTACAGGTTTACCCAGGAAAACTTTAATGTAAGCTTGGAGAGCGAAACCTGTAGGCCCAATAATGACGGCGCCATACGGATAGTGCCCAAGGTATTCTTGGACTATGAAATAACCATAAACGGGAATGGGGTCAATATTATCGATAATTTTACCAATAGTTTCAACCTAACGGATTTAGGTGCGGGAACCTACGATATCTGTATTACCGGAACCGATGGCACCATTAGCTATGAACCTTTCTGTTTGGAAGTGGTCATCACGGAACCCGCGCCACTGAATGTTACGTCCAAAGTTTCCTTACAGGCTTCCCAAATAGTTTTGGATTTGCAAGGAGCAAAAGGATATTATGTGGAACTTAATGGGTATACTTCCTATACAGCGGACGACCAGTTTACGGTGGATCTGTCCAAGGGAATCAACTTTTTAAAGGTGTATACCGATATTCCTTGCCAAGGAATATATGAAGAGGAAATAGTTCTTTCCGAAGGTCCCTTAGTTTTCCCTAACCCTTTCCACGATTTTATTGAAATCTATTTTGACGTACCCACGCAACGGGCTACAATTATGTTGTTCAGTTCGGATGGTAGGTTATTGCGAACGGATAAAATTCAGGATGGCATTTCCTCCAAGGAATACGATCTGAGTATTTTGCCCGTTGGTATGTATTATTTGCAATATGATAGTAGAGGAACGAAGAAAACAACTAAGATTTTAAAAAGATGA
- a CDS encoding sulfatase family protein: MKRAVQLIMMIYIGGILYSCKNNNAKDPDVSSNKKTISNRPNIIFIMDDQHRWDALGKINSQVITPTLDSLATHGIYFSQAVCQAPMCVPSRNSIMFGLYPNQTGVFRNNGGVPDSLMPGKTMAQYFMDAGYETAGFGKTHWGKYKTNTRGFETRYVSEIPEEGAISMAEMNPDAKARYDAEIAPMGAGEENNLGYLGFTSKLPEEDHRDGWITKQAIDYIKKRNDDRPLFLYLSYMKPHAGHNVPEGYEDLYAADTIQYAQQPPWKADYSPHSKGVNRRDMYEGYWKNASEEEWKLMTMRYYANVTWIDNMMGKTLKALKDKGILDNAIVIYTSDHGEMLGERYYRFNKYNLYESSVRVPMILSGNALPNTIQKNTVNNKPVENIDILPTLLNAANIDLNKELPGKDLLGAIGRTGSFSALHERDGEAAFMWRTQEYKLILVFERQKMVKDYKEEHILTGEFYNLTQDPNEWDDLYGNVSVQDVQDKLTKALVAHLQQQ; encoded by the coding sequence ATGAAACGAGCAGTACAGTTAATAATGATGATATACATTGGTGGTATTCTTTATAGTTGCAAAAACAACAATGCAAAAGACCCTGACGTGTCATCCAACAAAAAAACCATTTCTAACCGGCCAAATATAATTTTCATCATGGACGACCAACACCGTTGGGATGCACTAGGGAAGATAAATAGTCAGGTAATCACCCCTACCTTGGACAGTCTTGCTACTCATGGTATTTATTTCAGCCAAGCGGTTTGCCAAGCACCTATGTGTGTTCCGAGCAGAAACTCGATTATGTTTGGTCTATATCCAAATCAAACAGGTGTTTTCCGTAATAACGGAGGTGTTCCCGATTCATTAATGCCGGGTAAGACAATGGCACAATATTTTATGGATGCTGGCTATGAGACTGCAGGCTTCGGCAAAACGCACTGGGGCAAATACAAAACGAACACTAGAGGATTTGAAACGCGCTATGTTTCTGAAATTCCTGAAGAAGGAGCTATTAGTATGGCAGAAATGAATCCGGACGCCAAGGCAAGATATGATGCCGAAATAGCGCCCATGGGTGCTGGAGAGGAAAACAATCTTGGCTACCTTGGATTTACCAGTAAACTGCCCGAAGAGGACCACAGGGATGGATGGATTACCAAGCAGGCCATTGACTACATCAAAAAGCGAAATGATGATAGGCCACTATTCCTTTATCTATCTTATATGAAACCACATGCAGGCCATAATGTTCCCGAAGGTTACGAAGACCTGTATGCTGCAGATACCATCCAATATGCGCAACAACCTCCGTGGAAAGCAGATTATTCACCACATAGCAAAGGAGTGAATAGGCGTGATATGTACGAGGGCTATTGGAAAAATGCTTCTGAAGAGGAATGGAAGCTGATGACAATGCGATACTATGCAAACGTTACTTGGATAGACAACATGATGGGCAAAACCTTAAAAGCACTAAAGGATAAGGGAATCTTGGACAATGCCATTGTCATTTATACTTCGGACCATGGGGAAATGTTGGGGGAACGTTACTATCGCTTCAACAAATACAATTTGTACGAATCTAGCGTACGAGTTCCTATGATTCTTTCAGGAAATGCATTGCCAAATACCATTCAAAAAAATACAGTTAACAATAAGCCCGTAGAAAATATTGATATTCTGCCCACTTTGCTCAACGCAGCAAATATTGATTTGAATAAAGAACTGCCTGGCAAAGACTTATTGGGCGCTATAGGTAGAACTGGCAGCTTCTCGGCCCTACATGAGCGTGACGGAGAGGCTGCATTTATGTGGCGTACTCAAGAATATAAGTTGATTTTGGTCTTTGAACGGCAAAAAATGGTCAAAGACTACAAAGAAGAGCATATTCTTACAGGTGAGTTCTATAACCTCACCCAAGACCCCAATGAATGGGATGATCTATATGGAAATGTGAGTGTCCAAGACGTTCAGGATAAGTTAACCAAAGCACTTGTTGCTCATTTACAGCAGCAGTAA